One window of the Equus caballus isolate H_3958 breed thoroughbred chromosome 2, TB-T2T, whole genome shotgun sequence genome contains the following:
- the HES2 gene encoding transcription factor HES-2, producing the protein MGLPRRTGDRAELRKSLKPLLEKRRRARINESLRQLKGLILPLLGRESSCYSKLEKADILEMTVRFLQELPASSCPAAAPAPSDSYCEGYRACLARLARVLPACRVLEPAVSARLLEHLRRRAAGASPNGRRAGDTCCPPSLSPPPPPAPLPPVPPRGPGLWRPW; encoded by the exons ATGGGGCTGCCTCGGAGGACCGGGGACCGAGCGGAGCTGCGCAAG AGCCTGAAGCCGCTGCTGGAGAAGCGCCGCCGCGCGCGCATCAATGAGAGCCTGAGGCAGCTCAAGGGGCTCATCCTGCCGCTGCTGGGCAGGGAG AGCTCCTGCTACTCGAAACTGGAGAAGGCGGATATCCTGGAAATGACCGTGCGCTTCCTACAGGAGCTGCCTGCGTCCTCCTGTCCCGCGGCAGCGCCCG CGCCCTCCGACAGCTACTGTGAGGGTTACCGGGCCTGCCTGGCGCGCCTGGCCCGCGTGCTGCCCGCCTGTCGCGTCCTGGAGCCCGCCGTGAGCGCTCGCCTGCTGGAGCACCTGCGGCGGAGGGCAGCCGGTGCCAGCCCCAATGGCAGGCGCGCTGGGGACACCTGCTGCCCGCCCTCGCTCTCCCCGCCACCCCCGCCCGCACCCTTACCGCCTGTGCCTCCACGTGGCCCCGGCCTCTGGCGGCCCTGGTAG